Genomic DNA from Bosea sp. (in: a-proteobacteria):
CGACCTACGCCCATCCTGATGTCGAGTTCGTCAGCCACGTCCACCATGCCGGCAATTCGTCCGGCATCGTCGATGGCGCAGCTGCCGTTCTTGTCGGTTCAAAGGCAGGCGGCGAGGCTGCGGGCCTCATGCCGCGCGCCCGCATCAAGGCCTTCGCCACGGTCGGCTCCGACCTCGCCCTCATGCTCACCGGCCCGGTCGACGTGACCGAGCTGGTGCTGAGGAAGGCCGGCATGAGCCTGAAGGACATCGACCTGTTCGAGCTCAACGAGGCCTTCGCCTCGGTGGTGCTGCGCTATCAGCAGGCCTTCGACCTCGACCCCGAGCGGCTCAACGTCAATGGCGGCGCCATCGCCATGGGCCATCCGCTCGGCGCCACTGGCGCCATGATCCTCGGCACCGTGCTCGACGAGCTAGAGCGCACCGGCAAGCAGACGGCCCTGATCACGCTGTGCGTCGCCGCCGGCATGGGCGTCGCCACCATCATCGAACGCGTCTGAGATCGGGAGAAAGGACCATGAACCTCGCCCAATTCCGCTTCGAGATCGACGCCGACGGCATCGCCCTCGCCACCTGGGACATGACCGACCGCTCGATGAACGTCATCACACCCGAGGTGATGGCCGACATCAAGACGATCATCGACCATGTTGCATCGGACGCCGCCATCAAGGGCTGCGTCATCACCTCCGGCAAGGACCAGTTCTCCGGCGGCGCCGACCTCACCATGCTCCAGGGCCTCGGGCTTGAGTATGCCAAGCTGGTCAGGAGCAAGGGCGAGGAAGAGGCGATGAGCTTCTTCTTCGAGGAAAGCCGCAAGCTCTCGCTCCTGTTCCGCCAGATCGAGACCTGCGGCAAGCCCTTCGCGGCGGCCGTCAACGGCGTTTGCCTCGGCGGCGCCTTCGAGCTTGCGCTCGCCTGCCACCACCGCGTGCTGTCCGACGACGCAAAGACCCGTGTCGGCCTGCCCGAGATCAAGGTCGGCCTGTTCCCCGGTGCCGGCGGCACGCAGCGCGTGGCGCGCCTGATGCAGACCGGCGACGCGCTGCAGATGCTGTTCAAGGGTGAGCAGATCAAGCCGCTCCCGGCGCGCAACATGGGCCTCGCCCATCAGGTCGTGCCCAGGGACGCCATCGTCCAGGCCGCGAAGGACTGGATCAAGGCTGGCGGCTCCGCCGTCGCCCCCTGGGACGAGAAGGGCTTCAAGCTGCCCTCCAACAAGGTGCACTCGCCGGCCGGGATGCAGATCTGGCCGCCCGCCAATGCGATCTATCGCCGCGAGACCCAGGGCAATTACCCCGCCGCGCAGGCCATCCTTTCGGCCGTCTATGAAGGCCTGCAGCTGCCGATGGATCTCGCGCTCAAGGTCGAGAGCCGCTATTTCGCGAAGATCCTGCGCTCGACCGAGGCGGCGATGATGATCCGCACGCTGTTCATGTCGATGGGCGAGCTCAACAAGGGCGCGCGCCGTCCGAAATCCGAGCCGGCCACCTCGATCAGGACGGTGGGTGTCGTCGGCGCGGGCTTCATGGGCGCGGGAGTGGCCTATGTAACCGCCAACGCCGGCATGAACGTCATACTCGTCGACCGCGACCAGGAAGCCGCCGACAAGGGCAAGGCCTACTCCCACAAGCTGATGAGCGACCAGATAGCCAAGGGCCGCGCCAAATCCGCCGAACGCGAGGCGCTTCTGGAGCGCATCACCGCCACGGCCGACTATGCTGCGCTGGGCGCCTGCGACCTCATCATCGAGGCCGTGTTCGAGGACCCGAAGGTCAAGGACGAGGTGATCCGCAAGATCGAAAGCCATATCAGGCCCGGCACGATCTTCGCCTCCAACACCTCGACCCTGCCTATAACCGGCCTCGCCAGGTCGTCCAAGGCGGCGGACCGATTCATCGGCATCCACTTCTTCTCGCCTGTCGAGAAGATGATGCTGGTCGAGATCATCATGGGCAAGGAGACCGGCGACGCCGCGCTCGCCATGGCGATCGATTATGTCCGCGCCATCCGCAAGACGCCGATCGTCGTCAACGACGCGCGCGGCTTCTTCGCCAACCGCTGCGTGCTCGGCTACATCTCCGAGGGTTACGAGATGCTGCTTGAAGGCGTGCCGCCGGCCATGATCGAGGCCGCCGGCAAGCAGGCCGGCATGCCGGTCGGCCCGCTCTCGCTCAATGACGAGATCGCGCTCGATCTCGGCCTCAAGATCATGAAGGCGACCGAAGTCCAGCTCGGCCCCGACTCGATCGACCAGCGCCAGAAGGCGATGCTCATCGAGATGGTCGACAAGCTGGGCCGCCTCGGCCGCAAGGCCAAGAATGGCTTCTATGATTACCCCGAAGGCGCTCCCAAGCGCCTCTGGCCGGGGCTGACGGCGCTTCAGCCCACCCATCTCAAGCCCGAGCAGGTGGACATGCCGACGCTGAAGAACCGCCTTCTCGCCATTCAGGCGCTGGAAGCGGCCCGCACCGTGGAGGAGGGCGTCGTCACTGACCCGCGCGAGGCGGATGTCGGCTCGATCCTCGGCTTCGGCTTCGCGCCCTACACGGGCGGCACGCTGAGCTACATCGAGGGCATGGGCCCCGCGAAGTTCGTCGCAATGTGCGAGAAGCTCGCCGCCACCTATGGCAAGCGCTTCGCGCCGAACCCCCATCTGATCGAGATGGCGGCAACCGGCGGCAGCTATTATCGCGCTGCGAAGAAGGCCGCCTGAGAGTGGGGCATTCGGCATCCGGCCGCCGGCGGGGCGCGTCCCCGCCTGCCGCCAGGGCAAGCTTGCCCGACTGCCCACTGCCGATTGCCGGCCGCCATCGCCGATGAACCTCTGGCTGCGGCTGCTCTGGCTTGTGGTCACGGCGCGCTGGCGCGGGGCGCTCGGCCTGCCCTTCGCTGTGGGGCGAGTGCCTTTCCGCGTGTGGCTGCACGATCTCGACACCTCGCTTCACATGAACAATGGCCGCTACTGGACCTTGATGGACCTGGGGCGGACCGACCTCATGCTTCGCGGCGGGTTCTGGCGCGCCTGGCTCAAGCATGGCTGGACGCCGGTGATCAGCGCCGGGAAGATCCGCTTTCGCCGCGAGCTCAGGCCCTTCCGCGCCTTCGATCTTGAGACCCGCATCCTGTGCTGGGCCGAGACCTGGCTGGTGATCGAGCATCGCCTGGTCACGAAGGGAGCAGGCGGGCAGGATGTGGTCAATGCCGTGGCCCTCGTCCGGGCCGGCCTGTACGACCGCAAGGCGCGCGGCTTCGTGCCTGTGCAGCGCATGATGGACGAGATGGGCATCAAGGCCGAAAGCCCCGCGCCCACTCCCGAGGTGCAGGCCTTCCTTGATGCGGAAGACGCGATGAAGAATGCGATGAAGTGGGCCGGGCCGGCGGCCTGAGCCGGCGCTGCGCGGCCTACTCGGCGGCTGTCCGGGTGACCCGCCATTGCGAGAGCAGCGCCCTGAGCGCGGCAGGCCGCAGCGGCTTGTTCAGCATCTGGATGTCGTCGGCCGCCGCCCGCGCCCGCACGTCCAGCGAACGGTCTGCTGTCAGGAGCGTGGCCGGCAGGTTGGCGCCCACCGCGTTCCGGATCGCCTTGACGGCCGCGATCCCGTCATCCTCGTCAAGGTGGTAATCCGCCACCAGCGCGTCCGGCGTGCGCCCCAGCTCCGCCAGCGCCGCCATCGCCTCCGCCGCGTCGGCCACCGTGATGACATCGCAGCCCCAGCCCTCCAGCACGAGCTTCATGCCGGACTGGATGGCCGGTTCATTGTCGAGCGCCACAATCAGCATGCCCTTGAGCGGGGCGAAGCCGCTGGCCTGACGGTCGGGCTGCGTGGCCGGAGCGGGCAGGGCCAGCAGCCGCGGCGTCACGATCTCGAAGGTCGAGCCGCGGCC
This window encodes:
- a CDS encoding thioesterase — translated: MNLWLRLLWLVVTARWRGALGLPFAVGRVPFRVWLHDLDTSLHMNNGRYWTLMDLGRTDLMLRGGFWRAWLKHGWTPVISAGKIRFRRELRPFRAFDLETRILCWAETWLVIEHRLVTKGAGGQDVVNAVALVRAGLYDRKARGFVPVQRMMDEMGIKAESPAPTPEVQAFLDAEDAMKNAMKWAGPAA
- a CDS encoding 3-hydroxyacyl-CoA dehydrogenase, encoding MNLAQFRFEIDADGIALATWDMTDRSMNVITPEVMADIKTIIDHVASDAAIKGCVITSGKDQFSGGADLTMLQGLGLEYAKLVRSKGEEEAMSFFFEESRKLSLLFRQIETCGKPFAAAVNGVCLGGAFELALACHHRVLSDDAKTRVGLPEIKVGLFPGAGGTQRVARLMQTGDALQMLFKGEQIKPLPARNMGLAHQVVPRDAIVQAAKDWIKAGGSAVAPWDEKGFKLPSNKVHSPAGMQIWPPANAIYRRETQGNYPAAQAILSAVYEGLQLPMDLALKVESRYFAKILRSTEAAMMIRTLFMSMGELNKGARRPKSEPATSIRTVGVVGAGFMGAGVAYVTANAGMNVILVDRDQEAADKGKAYSHKLMSDQIAKGRAKSAEREALLERITATADYAALGACDLIIEAVFEDPKVKDEVIRKIESHIRPGTIFASNTSTLPITGLARSSKAADRFIGIHFFSPVEKMMLVEIIMGKETGDAALAMAIDYVRAIRKTPIVVNDARGFFANRCVLGYISEGYEMLLEGVPPAMIEAAGKQAGMPVGPLSLNDEIALDLGLKIMKATEVQLGPDSIDQRQKAMLIEMVDKLGRLGRKAKNGFYDYPEGAPKRLWPGLTALQPTHLKPEQVDMPTLKNRLLAIQALEAARTVEEGVVTDPREADVGSILGFGFAPYTGGTLSYIEGMGPAKFVAMCEKLAATYGKRFAPNPHLIEMAATGGSYYRAAKKAA